Proteins encoded in a region of the bacterium genome:
- a CDS encoding bifunctional folylpolyglutamate synthase/dihydrofolate synthase has protein sequence MGDMTGQEAEAWLAGLINVERLPDRRRARFSLGPVKRLLQELGNPQDGLCILHIAGSKGKGSTALYAEALVRAAGLSVGTFTSPHLLSWTERFRIDLVPVTGDRLGAAVSRLRPIVEKLRLEPDAPSFFDATTAAALLLFAEAKVDVAILEVGLGGRLDSTNIVEPTVTCITSIELEHTEILGSTLAAIAKEKAGIAKPGVPLVMGPLPDEAKEVVRARCAEIGAPLVEFGRDFRVDVEEGAGPFVTVQVRDGEHHVHARLGAPGAHQAANAALALACARRLGVVSGGQLAADAPKVLGALHLPARVEILSEKPWIVVDAAHTVASARALAATLSRLSHRRGFFVLSVSTGKDLAGIAEAILPFAASVIATQAEPVRSMPADELADAVRALAPGVEVQAVSDAHRALELARAETAPDDLLCATGSIYLAGIARAVLGGSVA, from the coding sequence GTGGGCGACATGACCGGGCAGGAGGCTGAGGCCTGGCTGGCCGGGCTGATCAACGTCGAGCGGCTCCCCGATCGCCGGCGTGCCCGGTTTTCGTTGGGGCCCGTGAAACGCCTGCTCCAGGAGTTGGGAAATCCCCAGGATGGCCTGTGCATCCTCCACATCGCCGGATCCAAGGGGAAGGGCTCGACCGCACTCTACGCAGAGGCTTTGGTGCGCGCTGCCGGGCTCTCCGTGGGAACGTTTACGTCGCCCCATCTCCTGAGCTGGACGGAGCGCTTCAGGATCGACCTCGTACCCGTGACCGGAGATCGGCTCGGAGCTGCCGTCTCGAGACTGCGTCCCATCGTCGAGAAGCTGCGATTGGAACCGGATGCACCGAGCTTCTTCGATGCCACGACGGCCGCCGCGCTTCTCCTCTTCGCCGAGGCGAAGGTGGATGTGGCCATCCTCGAAGTTGGTCTTGGTGGGCGCCTCGACTCCACCAACATCGTCGAGCCCACCGTCACCTGTATCACCAGCATCGAGCTGGAGCATACGGAGATCCTGGGTTCGACCCTGGCTGCGATCGCGAAAGAAAAGGCAGGCATCGCCAAGCCCGGCGTTCCGTTGGTGATGGGTCCACTTCCTGATGAAGCCAAGGAAGTAGTTCGAGCACGTTGCGCCGAAATCGGGGCGCCGCTGGTGGAATTCGGGCGCGACTTCCGTGTCGACGTCGAGGAAGGAGCGGGCCCATTTGTGACCGTGCAGGTTCGCGACGGTGAGCACCACGTGCACGCACGCCTCGGGGCGCCCGGCGCACATCAAGCAGCGAATGCTGCACTGGCTCTCGCATGCGCCCGGCGGCTGGGTGTCGTTTCGGGAGGGCAGTTGGCCGCCGATGCGCCGAAGGTGTTGGGGGCGCTGCACCTGCCGGCGCGGGTCGAGATTCTCAGCGAGAAGCCGTGGATCGTCGTGGATGCGGCACATACGGTTGCTTCCGCCCGGGCCCTGGCAGCGACGCTCTCCCGTCTCTCTCATCGCCGCGGCTTCTTCGTCCTCTCCGTTTCGACGGGAAAGGATCTTGCGGGGATCGCCGAGGCCATTCTTCCTTTCGCAGCAAGCGTGATCGCGACCCAGGCCGAACCCGTCCGCTCCATGCCGGCGGATGAACTCGCCGATGCTGTTCGAGCCCTGGCGCCTGGGGTCGAAGTGCAGGCCGTGAGTGACGCACATCGCGCCCTCGAACTCGCCAGGGCGGAAACGGCCCCGGACGATCTGCTGTGTGCAACGGGTTCGATCTACCTGGCTGGCATCGCGCGGGCGGTGTTGGGAGGGAGCGTGGCGTGA